In one Nocardioides luteus genomic region, the following are encoded:
- a CDS encoding NuoB/complex I 20 kDa subunit family protein → MGLEEKLPSGVLLTTVEGLAGYFRKASLWPATFGLACCAIEMMTSGGPKYDLARYGMEVFRASPRQADLMIVAGRVSQKMAPVLRQIYDQMPEPKWVLAMGVCASSGGMFNNYAIVQGVDHIVPVDMYLPGCPPRPEMLIDAILKLHDKIQHGSLGVNAEREDIDNEAVALRQLPLIDQTGLLR, encoded by the coding sequence ATGGGTCTCGAAGAAAAGCTCCCGAGCGGGGTTCTGCTCACGACCGTCGAGGGCCTGGCGGGCTACTTCCGCAAGGCGAGCCTGTGGCCGGCGACGTTCGGGCTGGCCTGCTGCGCCATCGAGATGATGACCAGCGGCGGCCCGAAGTACGACCTGGCCCGCTACGGCATGGAGGTCTTCCGCGCGAGTCCGCGGCAGGCCGACCTGATGATCGTGGCCGGCCGGGTGAGCCAGAAGATGGCGCCGGTGCTGCGGCAGATCTACGACCAGATGCCCGAGCCGAAGTGGGTGCTCGCGATGGGCGTCTGCGCCAGCAGCGGCGGGATGTTCAACAACTACGCGATCGTCCAGGGCGTCGACCACATCGTGCCCGTCGACATGTATCTCCCCGGCTGCCCGCCGCGTCCCGAGATGCTGATCGACGCGATCCTCAAGCTCCACGACAAGATCCAGCACGGCTCGCTGGGCGTCAACGCCGAGCGCGAGGACATCGACAACGAGGCCGTGGCCCTGCGCCAGCTGCCGCTGATCGACCAGACGGGACTCCTGCGGTGA
- the nuoE gene encoding NADH-quinone oxidoreductase subunit NuoE, with protein MSLAPETFDELREIAARYPQARSGLLPMLHLVQSVEGRVTPEGIQACADVLGLTPAEVSGVATFYTMYKRHPVGRHHVGVCTNTLCAVMGGDEIFACLREKLEVGNDETTADGAITLEHIECNAACDYAPVVMVNWEFFDNQTPESAAQLVDDLREGREVVASRGARITSWREAERVLAGFEDGLVDEGPASGEASQAGLKLAAENEWKAPEA; from the coding sequence ATGAGTCTGGCTCCTGAGACATTCGACGAGCTGCGCGAGATCGCGGCCCGCTATCCCCAGGCCCGCTCCGGGCTGCTGCCGATGCTCCACCTGGTGCAGTCGGTGGAGGGCCGGGTCACGCCCGAGGGCATCCAGGCCTGCGCCGACGTCCTCGGGCTCACCCCGGCCGAGGTGAGCGGGGTCGCGACGTTCTACACGATGTACAAGCGCCACCCGGTCGGTCGTCATCATGTCGGCGTCTGCACCAACACGCTCTGCGCGGTGATGGGCGGCGACGAGATCTTCGCCTGCCTGCGCGAGAAGCTCGAGGTGGGCAACGACGAGACCACCGCCGACGGCGCGATCACCCTGGAGCACATCGAGTGCAACGCGGCCTGCGACTACGCGCCGGTGGTGATGGTCAACTGGGAGTTCTTCGACAACCAGACCCCCGAGTCGGCCGCGCAGCTGGTCGACGACCTGCGTGAAGGCCGCGAGGTGGTGGCCTCGCGCGGCGCCCGGATCACGAGCTGGCGCGAGGCCGAGCGGGTCCTGGCCGGATTCGAGGACGGGCTCGTCGACGAGGGGCCGGCATCGGGTGAGGCCTCCCAGGCGGGCCTGAAGCTGGCCGCCGAGAACGAGTGGAAGGCCCCTGAGGCATGA
- the nuoF gene encoding NADH-quinone oxidoreductase subunit NuoF, with protein sequence MTDTLTPVLTANWGDERAWTLPAYTATGGYEALDVALRMAPEDVQTTVKDSGLRGRGGAGFPTGVKWGFLPPPDPENPKPRYLVVNADESEPGTCKDIPLMMASPHTLVEGVIISSYAIRAERAFIYVRGEVLHVIRRLQAAVREAYAAGHLGTNIHGSGYDLELVVHAGAGAYICGEETALLDSLEGRRGQPRLRPPFPAVAGLYASPTVINNAESIASVPAIVKNGAFWFAGMGTEKSAGVGIFSLSGHVKKPGQYEAPLGITLRQLIELAGGVREGHELKFWTPGGSSTPLFTQEHLDVTLDFEGVAAAGSMLGTRALQIFDDSVCVVRAVLRWTEFYKHESCGKCTPCREGTWWLVQVLERLEKGDGKPEDLDLLLDQCDNILGRSFCALGDGATSPITSSIKYFRDEYLAHLEQGGCPFDPAASTAWAESK encoded by the coding sequence ATGACCGACACCCTGACCCCGGTCCTGACCGCCAACTGGGGCGACGAGCGGGCCTGGACGCTGCCCGCCTACACCGCCACCGGGGGTTACGAGGCGCTCGACGTCGCGCTCCGGATGGCTCCTGAGGACGTACAGACGACCGTCAAGGACTCCGGCCTCCGCGGCCGCGGAGGTGCCGGCTTCCCGACCGGGGTGAAGTGGGGCTTCCTGCCGCCGCCCGACCCGGAGAACCCGAAGCCGCGCTACCTGGTCGTCAACGCCGACGAGTCCGAGCCGGGCACCTGCAAGGACATCCCGCTCATGATGGCCTCGCCCCACACCCTGGTGGAGGGCGTGATCATCTCCTCCTACGCCATCCGTGCGGAGCGTGCCTTCATCTACGTACGCGGCGAGGTGCTGCACGTGATCCGGCGGCTGCAGGCCGCGGTCCGTGAGGCCTACGCGGCCGGCCACCTCGGCACGAACATCCACGGCTCCGGCTACGACCTCGAGCTGGTCGTGCACGCCGGCGCCGGGGCCTACATCTGTGGTGAGGAGACCGCGCTGCTCGACTCGCTCGAGGGACGCCGCGGCCAACCCCGCCTGCGTCCGCCGTTCCCGGCCGTCGCCGGTCTCTACGCGAGCCCGACCGTGATCAACAACGCCGAGTCGATCGCCTCGGTGCCGGCGATCGTGAAGAACGGCGCCTTCTGGTTTGCGGGCATGGGCACCGAGAAGTCGGCCGGCGTCGGCATCTTCTCGCTCTCCGGTCACGTCAAGAAGCCGGGTCAGTACGAGGCCCCGCTCGGCATCACGCTGCGCCAGCTGATCGAGCTGGCCGGTGGCGTACGCGAGGGGCACGAGCTGAAGTTCTGGACCCCGGGTGGCTCCTCGACCCCGCTGTTCACCCAGGAGCACCTGGACGTGACGCTGGACTTCGAAGGCGTCGCGGCGGCGGGCTCGATGCTCGGCACCCGCGCCCTGCAGATCTTCGACGACTCCGTGTGCGTCGTGCGGGCGGTGCTGCGGTGGACGGAGTTCTACAAGCACGAGTCGTGCGGCAAGTGCACCCCGTGCCGCGAGGGCACGTGGTGGCTGGTGCAGGTGCTGGAGCGGCTGGAGAAGGGCGACGGCAAGCCCGAGGACCTCGACCTGCTGCTCGACCAGTGCGACAACATCCTCGGCCGCTCGTTCTGTGCGCTGGGTGACGGTGCGACGAGCCCGATCACCTCCTCGATCAAGTACTTCCGAGACGAATACCTGGCCCACCTCGAGCAGGGCGGCTGCCCGTTCGACCCGGCCGCGTCGACTGCATGGGCGGAGTCGAAATGA
- a CDS encoding NADH-quinone oxidoreductase subunit C, whose product MSDQNSGQNSGMFGVSDTGDTSGYGGLTRRHSMPSRTSDVGVQPYGGWFKEIADALAFTEAEAVIHRGELTFHVRRERLLEALQVLRDELRFELCSGVSGVHYPSDLGKELHAVYHLLSMTYNRRVRVETSAPDEDPHVPSGVGIYPTLDWHERETYDMFGIVFDGHPGLTRILMPDDWPGHPQRKDYPLGGIPVEYKGATIPPPDTRRSYS is encoded by the coding sequence GTGAGCGACCAGAACAGCGGCCAGAACAGCGGCATGTTCGGCGTGAGCGACACCGGCGACACCAGCGGCTACGGCGGCCTCACCCGCCGGCACTCGATGCCGAGCCGCACCAGCGACGTCGGGGTGCAGCCCTACGGCGGCTGGTTCAAGGAGATCGCCGACGCCCTTGCCTTCACCGAGGCGGAGGCGGTCATCCACCGTGGTGAGCTGACCTTCCACGTACGCCGCGAGCGGCTGCTCGAGGCCCTGCAGGTGCTCCGTGACGAGCTGCGCTTCGAGCTCTGCTCCGGGGTCTCCGGGGTTCACTACCCCTCTGACCTGGGCAAAGAGCTGCATGCGGTCTACCACCTGCTCTCGATGACGTACAACCGCCGGGTGCGGGTCGAGACGAGCGCCCCCGACGAGGACCCGCACGTGCCGAGCGGGGTGGGCATCTACCCGACGCTCGACTGGCACGAGCGCGAGACCTACGACATGTTCGGGATCGTCTTCGACGGCCACCCGGGTCTGACCCGGATCCTGATGCCCGACGACTGGCCGGGCCACCCGCAGCGCAAGGACTACCCGCTGGGTGGGATCCCCGTGGAATACAAGGGCGCGACGATCCCGCCGCCCGACACTCGCAGGAGCTACTCATGA
- a CDS encoding NADH-quinone oxidoreductase subunit D, whose product MTATEADEGRTFTVTGQDWDELTDALKDVKDERIVVNMGPQHPSTHGVLRLILELEGETVTEARAGIGYLHTGIEKNMEFRSWTQGTTFVTRMDYLSPIFNETAYVLGVEKLLGIGDEVPEKADVIRVMLMELNRISSHLVAIATGGMELGALTVMTIGFRERELCLDLFEFITGLRMNHAYIRPGGVAQDVPEGTVARVSEFIELMKTRLSEYAALCNANPIFKGRLEQVGYLDLEGCLALGLTGPILRSTGYPWDLRKTQPYSGYQDYDFEVITWDTCDSYGRFRVRLAEMWESLRIMEQALKRLKDLHGAPVMVADKKIAWPSQLSVGPDGQGNSLDHIRHIMGESMEALIHHFKLVTEGFRVPAGQAYAAIESPRGELGAHVVSDGGTKPFRVHFRDPSFTNLQATSVMSEGGMVADVIVAIASIDPVMGGVDR is encoded by the coding sequence ATGACCGCGACAGAGGCTGACGAGGGCCGTACGTTCACCGTCACCGGCCAGGACTGGGACGAGCTGACCGACGCCCTCAAGGACGTCAAGGACGAGCGGATCGTCGTCAACATGGGCCCGCAGCACCCCTCGACCCACGGGGTGCTCCGGCTGATCCTCGAGCTCGAGGGCGAGACCGTCACCGAGGCGCGTGCCGGGATCGGCTACCTCCACACGGGCATCGAGAAGAACATGGAGTTCCGCTCCTGGACCCAGGGCACGACCTTCGTCACCCGGATGGACTACCTGTCCCCGATCTTCAACGAGACGGCGTACGTCCTCGGGGTGGAGAAGCTGCTCGGCATCGGCGACGAGGTGCCGGAGAAGGCCGACGTCATCCGGGTCATGCTCATGGAGCTCAACCGGATCTCCTCCCACCTGGTGGCGATCGCGACCGGTGGCATGGAGCTCGGCGCGCTGACCGTGATGACGATCGGCTTCCGCGAGCGTGAGCTGTGCCTGGACCTGTTCGAGTTCATCACCGGGCTGCGGATGAACCACGCCTACATCCGCCCAGGCGGCGTCGCCCAGGACGTGCCGGAGGGCACCGTCGCGCGGGTGAGCGAGTTCATCGAGCTGATGAAGACCCGGCTGAGCGAGTACGCCGCGCTCTGCAACGCCAACCCGATCTTCAAGGGCCGCCTGGAGCAGGTCGGCTACCTCGACCTGGAGGGCTGCCTCGCGCTCGGTCTGACCGGGCCGATCCTGCGAAGCACCGGCTACCCGTGGGACCTGCGCAAGACCCAGCCCTACTCCGGCTACCAGGACTACGACTTCGAGGTCATCACCTGGGACACCTGCGACTCCTACGGGCGGTTCCGGGTGCGGCTGGCCGAGATGTGGGAGTCGCTGCGGATCATGGAGCAGGCGCTCAAGAGGCTCAAGGATCTCCACGGCGCCCCCGTGATGGTCGCCGACAAGAAGATCGCCTGGCCCTCGCAGCTCTCCGTCGGCCCCGACGGTCAGGGCAACTCCCTCGACCACATCCGCCACATCATGGGCGAGTCGATGGAGGCGCTGATCCATCACTTCAAGCTGGTCACCGAGGGCTTCCGGGTGCCAGCCGGCCAGGCGTACGCCGCGATCGAGTCGCCGCGCGGAGAGCTCGGCGCCCACGTGGTCAGCGACGGCGGCACCAAGCCTTTCCGGGTCCACTTCCGGGACCCGTCGTTCACCAACCTTCAAGCCACGAGCGTGATGTCCGAGGGCGGCATGGTGGCCGACGTGATCGTGGCGATCGCGTCCATCGACCCGGTGATGGGAGGCGTCGACCGATGA